The Gemmatimonadota bacterium genome window below encodes:
- a CDS encoding AAA family ATPase, with the protein MSAAGMKLFGRPAFLVDGQECSLTPQHLALLGLLYGHEREGLGRGEVTTLLWAGGADDSVRRRLSQLLYSLVSRCGESVLLRAGDTLARPPHMPSDLRDFSEHLEQGRYDEAAALVGLGFLDVLPVVPTTEYQDWLDRRRLSLRESLRKAAARQWSAAEAQGQWGPRSLAAAQALRLLDPRNEMAVRNVMWAQALCSSPAEAIATYESFVETLGPGQGAADETRTLLQRIRSLARQKRGSAPTLRSPRSEPRMYGREAEVARLRPLLAEPRADHFETVAIVGEAGFGKTRLLQESLAAAALQGRLVLEARLAELEKDVALNALTEALSTREVAEALTRVEDPWRSVVLTFLPEAAQVAGAPIEVPEIQRSSLHRRLLESLRQLFDALAANHSIVVVLDDAHWIDDSSLAALEYIRRRWRTGSATLVLTYRPEHVQRGSKLHAFLAEAECQELALGPLDEASQKQLTAEFGGADLGAEAARWIQDLAKGNPLFLIELIRQCLSGDLVLPPSGPDEINLPSSIQQLFDRRLAGLTPDDRRTLEALAVWGRVASLTDLLALTGLDEEAIVASLERLDAAGLVRWGEEGTELWHELLRQSVLQGAVGARRQLLHRRAGRLLMDVRPQPRGEIALHCYRAGDRTTAFMFARAAAAAAERGGAVSEAIGLLRVAYNTAEPPIERSAVRLRLGELLLQRCDHEEARRLLATVRSLSSAGDPNEHDRWAQLRLLEAESRSGLDGEVAEALEHLWSSAAQRADSRLMVEIAEQTLRHHERRGRFAANAALALERVDRCLSSDDQHTLCTALRLGVIRVFLNDIERADAHTAKSLELARTTKARPEVMLATLAARIAFLAMVTRLNAAEGRELCEAGLSLAKRLGDIPRTFSITSNAGAHALEAGDVDRARALFDQCSSIISGAVLFPERQRLLINYGELYVEQGNLPAARLSFSSALQLAPSPEDECGTAARVGLALCDALEGALRSARRGRDSIADRFSGPLTPLLDSGLFAKLEFVLARRTGGPLAAIQCAERHTAALDAQRPGRWISLTLDVLPLLRVHDPHEANKRVERGVQLAVALDLPERLRRFRAVVASRD; encoded by the coding sequence ATGAGCGCTGCCGGCATGAAGCTGTTCGGCCGCCCGGCATTCCTGGTGGACGGCCAGGAGTGCTCGCTCACGCCCCAGCATCTCGCGCTGCTGGGGCTGCTGTACGGCCACGAGCGTGAGGGGCTGGGGCGTGGTGAGGTGACCACGCTCCTGTGGGCCGGGGGCGCCGACGATTCGGTGCGTCGGCGCCTGAGCCAACTGCTCTACAGCCTCGTCTCCCGGTGCGGTGAGTCGGTGCTGCTGCGCGCGGGGGACACGCTCGCCCGGCCGCCGCACATGCCCAGCGACCTGCGCGACTTCAGCGAGCATCTGGAACAGGGCCGCTACGATGAGGCCGCTGCTCTGGTGGGGCTCGGATTCCTGGACGTGTTGCCGGTCGTGCCGACGACGGAGTACCAGGATTGGCTGGACCGGCGGCGTCTATCCTTGCGCGAGTCCCTGCGCAAGGCGGCTGCCCGGCAATGGTCGGCTGCGGAGGCGCAGGGACAGTGGGGGCCGCGGTCGCTGGCGGCAGCGCAGGCCCTTCGGTTGCTCGATCCGCGCAACGAGATGGCGGTGCGGAACGTCATGTGGGCGCAGGCGCTCTGCAGCTCACCGGCGGAGGCGATCGCCACGTACGAGAGCTTCGTCGAGACGCTGGGGCCCGGCCAGGGCGCTGCCGATGAGACCCGGACGCTGCTCCAGCGCATCCGGTCGCTGGCGCGCCAGAAGCGGGGTTCCGCGCCGACCCTCCGCTCGCCCCGCTCGGAGCCGCGGATGTACGGGCGCGAGGCCGAGGTGGCGCGGCTCCGCCCACTGCTGGCGGAGCCGCGCGCCGATCACTTCGAGACCGTCGCGATCGTTGGGGAAGCCGGGTTCGGGAAGACGCGGCTCCTGCAGGAGAGCCTGGCTGCGGCGGCGCTCCAGGGAAGACTGGTCCTCGAGGCCCGCCTGGCAGAGCTGGAGAAGGACGTGGCGCTGAACGCGTTGACCGAGGCGCTCTCCACGCGGGAGGTGGCCGAGGCGCTGACCCGGGTCGAGGACCCGTGGCGGAGCGTGGTGCTGACGTTCCTGCCCGAAGCCGCCCAGGTCGCGGGTGCGCCCATCGAGGTCCCCGAGATCCAGCGGAGCAGCCTGCATCGACGGTTGCTCGAGTCCCTCCGCCAGCTCTTCGACGCGCTGGCGGCGAATCACTCCATCGTGGTGGTGCTCGACGACGCCCACTGGATCGACGATTCGTCCCTGGCGGCGCTCGAGTACATCCGACGCCGGTGGCGGACGGGCTCGGCCACGCTGGTGCTCACGTACCGACCGGAGCACGTCCAGCGAGGCTCCAAGCTGCATGCGTTCCTGGCGGAGGCCGAGTGCCAGGAGCTCGCGCTCGGCCCGCTCGACGAGGCGAGCCAGAAGCAGCTCACCGCCGAGTTCGGGGGCGCGGACCTGGGAGCCGAGGCGGCGCGGTGGATCCAGGACCTGGCGAAGGGCAACCCCTTGTTCCTGATCGAGCTGATCCGTCAGTGCCTCTCGGGCGACCTGGTCCTGCCGCCGAGCGGCCCGGACGAGATCAACCTGCCCAGCTCCATCCAGCAGCTCTTCGATCGGCGGCTCGCCGGCCTCACCCCGGACGACCGACGCACCCTGGAGGCGTTGGCGGTCTGGGGCCGCGTCGCGTCGCTGACCGACCTTCTGGCCCTGACCGGGCTCGACGAGGAGGCCATCGTCGCCTCCCTGGAACGCCTCGACGCGGCAGGGCTGGTGCGGTGGGGGGAGGAGGGCACGGAGCTGTGGCACGAGCTGCTGAGGCAGAGTGTGCTCCAGGGGGCCGTGGGGGCGCGGAGGCAGTTGCTGCATAGGCGGGCCGGTCGTTTGCTCATGGACGTGCGTCCCCAGCCGCGAGGCGAGATCGCGCTTCACTGTTACCGTGCCGGTGATCGGACAACCGCGTTCATGTTTGCCCGAGCCGCCGCGGCGGCCGCCGAGCGCGGCGGAGCCGTCTCCGAAGCCATTGGCCTACTCCGCGTCGCCTATAACACCGCGGAGCCCCCTATTGAGCGTTCAGCGGTTCGGCTTCGCTTGGGTGAGTTGCTCTTGCAGCGATGTGATCATGAAGAGGCACGGCGCCTCCTGGCAACCGTACGATCGCTCTCGTCGGCGGGAGACCCGAACGAGCACGACCGATGGGCGCAACTGCGACTGTTAGAAGCTGAGTCACGAAGCGGCTTGGACGGGGAAGTTGCCGAGGCGCTCGAGCACCTCTGGTCATCTGCTGCCCAACGCGCGGACAGCCGTCTAATGGTTGAGATCGCCGAGCAGACGCTGCGACATCATGAGAGACGCGGGCGATTCGCGGCCAACGCGGCCCTTGCTCTGGAGCGGGTAGACCGCTGCCTCAGTTCGGATGATCAACACACGCTCTGCACCGCCCTCCGATTGGGAGTCATCCGGGTCTTTCTCAACGACATCGAGAGAGCGGACGCGCACACAGCCAAGAGTCTGGAACTGGCGCGCACCACGAAGGCACGGCCGGAAGTGATGCTGGCGACTCTCGCTGCGCGGATCGCGTTCTTGGCCATGGTGACCCGACTGAACGCCGCAGAAGGGCGTGAGCTATGCGAAGCGGGGTTGAGCCTCGCGAAGAGGTTGGGAGACATTCCGAGGACCTTCAGTATCACTAGCAATGCTGGAGCACATGCATTGGAGGCGGGCGATGTGGACCGCGCACGAGCGCTGTTTGACCAATGCAGCAGCATCATATCGGGTGCGGTCCTATTTCCCGAAAGGCAGCGACTGCTCATCAACTATGGCGAACTCTACGTTGAGCAGGGCAACCTTCCGGCGGCGCGCCTGTCATTCTCATCAGCCCTTCAGCTGGCGCCGTCTCCCGAGGATGAATGTGGAACCGCAGCACGTGTTGGCCTTGCGCTGTGCGACGCTTTGGAGGGAGCGCTCCGCAGCGCACGCAGGGGGCGCGACTCCATTGCCGACCGCTTCTCAGGCCCCCTCACGCCACTTCTTGATAGCGGCCTGTTTGCCAAACTCGAGTTCGTGCTAGCTCGGCGCACAGGTGGTCCGCTAGCAGCGATCCAATGCGCTGAGCGACATACGGCCGCGCTCGATGCGCAACGCCCGGGCCGCTGGATCTCCCTCACGCTCGATGTGTTGCCTCTACTTCGGGTACATGACCCCCACGAAGCAAATAAGCGGGTGGAAAGGGGGGTTCAGTTGGCCGTGGCGCTGGACCTGCCAGAAAGGCTGCGACGGTTCCGAGCCGTGGTGGCTAGCCGTGACTAG
- a CDS encoding thymidine kinase, with product MYLGNQDGWIEVVAGVMFSGKSEELLRRVRRALIAGRTVQVFKSHLDDRYGGIQRISSHDGRTIEAEPVSSSAHIAERVRPGTRVVAIDEAQFLDPGIIPVVNALAGRGIRVIVAGTDMDFRGEPFGPMPQLLAVAEKIDKLHAICVKCGDVATRNQRLIDGKPAPAEGPTIQVGGLESYEARCRRCHEVPATDRSQTRLPIGA from the coding sequence ATGTACCTGGGCAATCAGGACGGATGGATCGAGGTGGTCGCCGGCGTGATGTTCTCCGGAAAGTCGGAGGAGTTGCTCCGGCGGGTCCGGCGGGCGTTGATCGCCGGCCGGACCGTGCAGGTATTCAAGTCCCACCTGGACGATCGCTACGGCGGCATCCAGCGGATCTCTTCACACGATGGCCGCACCATCGAGGCCGAGCCCGTCTCCTCCTCGGCGCACATCGCCGAGCGGGTCCGGCCCGGGACCCGCGTGGTGGCCATCGACGAAGCCCAGTTCCTCGATCCGGGGATCATCCCGGTGGTCAACGCCCTGGCCGGACGGGGCATCCGCGTGATCGTGGCCGGGACCGACATGGACTTCCGGGGCGAGCCCTTCGGGCCGATGCCGCAGCTCCTGGCCGTGGCCGAGAAGATCGACAAGCTGCACGCCATCTGCGTGAAGTGCGGGGACGTGGCCACCCGGAATCAGCGCCTGATCGACGGCAAGCCGGCCCCGGCCGAGGGCCCGACCATCCAGGTGGGGGGACTCGAGAGCTACGAGGCACGGTGCCGGCGCTGCCACGAGGTACCGGCCACGGATCGCTCGCAGACGCGGTTGCCCATCGGAGCCTGA
- a CDS encoding fumarylacetoacetate hydrolase family protein — MSARIRTVLLLCLAAVLTPVGVQAQTAPYKLGMFRLDGRAFVGVVLDDAMVVDLSRADPSAPATLRGLIEQWDAARAGQIADLAAQARRDPPAYAFPLVTLTTLPPLDDPDVLLMAARNYEEHAREMAAVGRTGGTTTVVDESVRVGLPAVWTRDPADDRPNPYLFPKLKTAISATGDAIVLPTGRPMIDYECELVAVIGRTARRVSVADALDHVFGYMAMVDVSDRQERDDGRYGSDWFMGKSHDTFAPSGPFVVPAEFVGDPQALAVRYTLNGQVMQDASTALMVHTVRDLVSFASHIVTLGPGDLIGTGTPGGVGEGRTPPVYLKPGDTSVCSIERVGTLTNPVVAAPEGH; from the coding sequence ATGTCCGCTCGCATCCGAACCGTCCTCCTGCTGTGCCTGGCCGCCGTGCTGACCCCGGTCGGCGTACAGGCCCAGACCGCCCCCTACAAGCTCGGCATGTTCCGGCTGGACGGGCGGGCCTTCGTGGGAGTGGTGCTCGACGATGCCATGGTCGTGGACCTGTCCCGGGCGGACCCGTCCGCCCCGGCCACGCTGCGCGGGCTCATCGAGCAGTGGGACGCGGCGCGCGCCGGGCAGATCGCGGACCTCGCCGCCCAGGCGCGTCGCGATCCCCCGGCCTACGCCTTTCCGCTGGTCACGCTGACCACGCTGCCGCCGCTGGACGATCCCGACGTGCTGCTCATGGCCGCGCGCAACTACGAGGAGCACGCGCGCGAGATGGCCGCCGTGGGCCGCACCGGGGGCACCACCACCGTGGTGGATGAGAGCGTGCGCGTGGGCCTGCCGGCGGTGTGGACCCGGGACCCGGCAGACGACCGCCCCAACCCCTACCTCTTCCCCAAGCTCAAGACGGCCATCTCGGCCACAGGGGACGCCATCGTGCTGCCCACGGGCCGGCCCATGATCGACTACGAGTGCGAGCTGGTGGCGGTGATCGGCCGCACGGCCCGGCGGGTCTCCGTGGCGGACGCGCTCGACCACGTCTTCGGCTACATGGCCATGGTGGACGTGTCGGACCGTCAGGAGCGCGACGACGGCCGCTACGGCTCCGACTGGTTCATGGGCAAGAGCCACGACACCTTCGCGCCGAGCGGTCCGTTCGTGGTGCCAGCCGAGTTCGTGGGCGATCCGCAGGCGCTGGCCGTCCGCTACACGCTGAACGGCCAGGTCATGCAGGATGCCAGCACTGCGCTGATGGTGCACACCGTGCGCGACCTGGTCTCCTTCGCGTCCCACATCGTCACACTGGGACCGGGGGACCTGATCGGGACGGGCACGCCGGGGGGCGTGGGCGAGGGCCGCACCCCGCCGGTGTACCTGAAGCCCGGGGACACGAGCGTCTGCTCGATCGAGCGGGTCGGCACGCTCACCAATCCCGTGGTGGCGGCTCCGGAGGGACACTGA
- a CDS encoding HD-GYP domain-containing protein yields MRSNALALYIGFVALSALGVAVQLDWPTLTTFSASSWAGLAVFILLDVFSDYLSLPLVVGRSRSSQSISFILQFACVLVLGPAAATLVAAISSGVAELVARRGLLRGIFNPAQYTLATGLGGLAFTALGGRAVPSDFTFSFAPFLGFGLTVVLVNLAAVSVVLSLDQGLSVREVVGRLVGKRGITVLYDVLVAPFAVVIAVVYARLGAPGLLGTSFLLLWVRRSYLVSHQLQQANRDLLKALVKAIETRDPYTSGHSVRVAELASRAARSLNLKTSRIEDIETAALLHDVGKIDAIYSEILMKKGSLSHEEMEIIKSHVEKGVELLTSLSSFRSEVIAAVRHHHERFDGTGYPDGLSGIDIPLGARIIKICDAVDAMLSDRPYRKALAIPDVREQLLIFADREFDPQLVTLFLSDEVLERHSAAIRASLEEVAAKQIADEPSSSLRLASHG; encoded by the coding sequence ATGCGAAGTAACGCACTCGCTCTCTACATTGGCTTCGTCGCGCTTTCCGCGCTCGGCGTCGCTGTACAACTTGATTGGCCGACACTGACCACGTTCAGTGCGTCCAGTTGGGCGGGGCTGGCTGTATTCATCCTGCTGGACGTGTTCTCCGACTACCTTTCGTTGCCGCTGGTGGTTGGCAGGAGCCGGAGCAGCCAATCGATTAGCTTCATCCTCCAGTTTGCCTGCGTTCTGGTCCTGGGCCCGGCCGCTGCTACACTGGTTGCGGCAATAAGCTCGGGCGTCGCTGAACTCGTGGCCAGGCGCGGGTTGCTTCGCGGAATTTTCAATCCTGCGCAGTACACACTTGCGACCGGCCTTGGGGGACTCGCCTTCACCGCCCTCGGGGGCCGCGCGGTTCCTTCGGACTTCACCTTCTCCTTTGCTCCCTTCTTGGGGTTTGGCTTGACGGTGGTTCTCGTCAACCTTGCCGCCGTCTCGGTTGTCCTTTCGCTGGATCAGGGTCTCAGTGTTCGGGAGGTGGTGGGGCGCCTCGTTGGCAAGCGGGGAATCACGGTTCTCTACGACGTACTTGTAGCGCCGTTCGCCGTTGTCATCGCTGTCGTATACGCACGCCTGGGGGCACCGGGTCTACTGGGTACTTCCTTCCTACTGCTCTGGGTTCGACGTTCGTATCTGGTGAGCCATCAGCTGCAGCAAGCGAATCGCGACCTATTGAAAGCCCTGGTAAAGGCCATCGAGACGCGAGACCCGTACACCTCCGGGCACTCTGTCAGGGTAGCGGAGCTGGCGAGTCGGGCTGCGCGATCGCTGAACTTGAAGACGAGCCGCATCGAGGATATCGAAACCGCCGCGCTCTTGCATGACGTGGGAAAGATCGATGCCATCTACTCTGAGATCCTGATGAAGAAGGGTAGCCTTTCGCATGAGGAGATGGAGATAATCAAGTCTCACGTCGAGAAGGGGGTGGAGCTTCTTACGTCTCTCTCCTCCTTCCGCTCCGAGGTGATCGCCGCGGTTCGGCACCATCACGAGCGCTTCGACGGAACCGGCTACCCTGATGGTCTATCGGGCATCGACATTCCGCTCGGCGCGCGCATCATCAAGATCTGTGATGCCGTGGACGCGATGCTGTCAGATCGCCCATACCGAAAGGCACTCGCGATTCCTGATGTGCGTGAACAGTTGCTGATCTTCGCCGATCGCGAGTTCGATCCGCAGCTCGTCACCCTGTTCCTATCCGATGAGGTGCTTGAGCGCCACTCGGCGGCAATTCGGGCTTCACTGGAAGAGGTTGCAGCGAAGCAAATTGCGGACGAGCCGTCCTCGTCGCTCAGGCTTGCTAGTCACGGCTAG
- a CDS encoding AraC family transcriptional regulator: MEKGQFFWLQPPYARLETWTEEAQEDPTLTPGACLVWRLGLADTPRRAEQARTRPAGVPLVVMLPPSSSVLDQDVVLDVVERCRPQSILPHHPRIEIEEIITLLRRPPDDLPGDVTEYLRWRGYAVDLEMRRTVRRIIELSSDVRTVSALARGLYVSRRALGRRFLSLGLPAPSHWLQIGRLLRATIQLQNAPDNLFSIACGLGYPDGFALSNQMKRLTGVRPSTARDALGWEWFFEAWLQQERQTGSLTHPVSLVGQH, encoded by the coding sequence ATGGAAAAGGGACAGTTCTTCTGGCTTCAGCCGCCGTATGCACGCCTGGAGACGTGGACCGAGGAAGCCCAGGAGGATCCGACCCTGACGCCCGGTGCTTGCCTCGTCTGGCGTCTCGGGCTCGCGGACACTCCACGGCGTGCGGAGCAGGCGCGCACCCGACCGGCCGGCGTGCCGCTCGTCGTGATGCTGCCGCCGAGCTCCAGCGTGCTCGACCAGGACGTGGTGCTCGACGTCGTCGAACGGTGCCGGCCGCAAAGCATCCTCCCGCATCATCCACGGATCGAGATCGAGGAGATCATCACCCTGCTCCGGCGCCCGCCGGACGATCTTCCGGGGGACGTCACGGAGTACCTCCGCTGGCGGGGGTATGCCGTGGACCTGGAGATGCGCCGCACGGTGCGCCGCATCATCGAGCTGTCGTCGGACGTGCGTACCGTCTCTGCGCTGGCCCGCGGACTCTACGTCTCGCGCCGCGCGCTGGGGCGGCGCTTCCTGAGCCTGGGCCTGCCGGCGCCGTCCCACTGGCTCCAGATCGGCCGGCTGCTGCGGGCGACCATCCAACTCCAGAACGCACCCGACAACCTGTTCTCGATCGCGTGCGGGCTCGGCTATCCGGACGGCTTCGCGCTCAGCAACCAGATGAAACGGCTGACGGGCGTCCGGCCGTCCACGGCGCGCGATGCGCTCGGGTGGGAGTGGTTCTTCGAGGCCTGGCTCCAGCAGGAGCGGCAGACCGGCAGCCTGACCCATCCGGTCAGCCTGGTGGGGCAGCATTGA
- a CDS encoding erythromycin esterase family protein, which produces MRTARLLLGLLAFVCTVTACGDEAVTPPATPPPALPPIAPEVAAWLDARGHPFEGTHIGLDTEELRFLDAIVGDARIVSLGENTHGTRDFFEMKARILRYLVEEHGFNAFAIEATWPEAWRLDHYVRTGEGDPVALLSGLYFWTWNTESVLEMIEWMRAHNASGGDIGFYGVDMQYPGMALHNVREFFEAVDPDRAEQVAELLACLSDFANGPDGRFPAARYETLDRVDRVACGNRLDAVGALLEDGRTTYEAATDAEVYQRAVHSLRVAVQYHEEVEGLQFRDQSMAENTIWLADHLGADARIVVWAHNFHVADLLGQQGYYLRRRFGDDMVVVGFTHAAGEFTAVWQNGIEFLGRQPMRLDAVAPLSYEAHLETAEAPRYVLDLRDVDTGESGAGWLAVPRQTRLIGCCYDSNRPWNYWGDMDVPALFDVLIHFDTTGPTAVLPLRPPTAF; this is translated from the coding sequence ATGAGAACCGCGCGGCTCCTTCTCGGGCTTCTCGCTTTCGTCTGCACCGTGACCGCCTGCGGTGACGAGGCGGTCACGCCGCCCGCGACACCGCCTCCAGCGCTTCCCCCCATCGCCCCCGAGGTCGCCGCCTGGCTGGATGCGCGCGGCCACCCGTTCGAAGGCACCCACATCGGGCTCGACACCGAGGAGCTCCGTTTCCTCGACGCCATCGTCGGGGACGCGCGCATCGTCTCCCTCGGCGAGAACACCCACGGCACCCGGGACTTCTTCGAGATGAAAGCGCGCATCCTGCGCTACCTCGTCGAAGAGCACGGCTTCAACGCATTCGCCATCGAGGCCACGTGGCCCGAGGCCTGGAGATTGGACCACTACGTGCGCACGGGAGAGGGCGATCCCGTCGCTCTGCTGTCGGGCCTCTACTTCTGGACGTGGAACACCGAATCGGTGCTCGAGATGATCGAGTGGATGCGGGCGCACAACGCGTCGGGCGGCGACATCGGCTTCTACGGCGTCGACATGCAGTACCCGGGTATGGCCCTGCACAACGTACGGGAGTTCTTCGAAGCCGTGGATCCGGATCGGGCCGAGCAGGTTGCGGAGCTGCTCGCCTGTCTGTCGGACTTCGCCAACGGGCCCGATGGGCGCTTCCCCGCGGCACGCTACGAGACGTTGGACCGGGTGGACCGTGTGGCGTGCGGAAATCGACTCGACGCGGTGGGCGCCCTCCTGGAGGACGGTCGGACCACCTACGAAGCGGCCACCGACGCAGAGGTCTACCAGCGGGCCGTGCACAGCTTACGCGTGGCGGTGCAGTATCACGAAGAGGTCGAAGGTCTCCAGTTCCGTGACCAGTCCATGGCGGAGAACACGATCTGGTTGGCGGACCATCTCGGTGCCGACGCGCGCATCGTGGTCTGGGCGCACAACTTCCACGTGGCCGACCTGCTGGGCCAGCAGGGGTACTACCTGAGGAGGCGTTTCGGGGACGACATGGTCGTCGTGGGCTTCACGCACGCGGCCGGCGAGTTCACGGCGGTCTGGCAGAACGGGATCGAGTTCCTGGGCCGTCAGCCCATGAGGCTCGATGCTGTGGCGCCGCTGTCGTATGAAGCGCATCTGGAGACGGCCGAGGCACCACGATACGTCCTGGATCTGCGCGACGTGGACACCGGCGAATCGGGTGCCGGATGGTTGGCCGTCCCCCGCCAGACCCGTCTGATCGGGTGCTGCTACGATTCGAACCGGCCCTGGAACTACTGGGGAGACATGGACGTGCCGGCCCTCTTCGACGTCCTCATCCACTTCGACACGACCGGCCCGACCGCCGTGCTGCCGTTGAGGCCGCCGACCGCCTTCTGA
- a CDS encoding redoxin family protein, with protein sequence MSDWPWPAPPDDGAAAHLVPGLALPAVVLPSTKGEPVALATRPGRTLLAVYPWTGRPGMDNPPGWDDIPGAHGSTPELEGFRDLHPRFRAVGVTVYGVSGQSAEWQTELATRLALPFPLLSDAAGELRATLSLPAFTVHGVTYLRRLTLLLDAGRIIRCLYPVHPPDMHAAEVLTWLEAGPGSL encoded by the coding sequence GTGAGCGACTGGCCCTGGCCCGCGCCCCCCGACGACGGGGCCGCCGCCCACCTGGTGCCGGGGCTGGCCCTACCGGCGGTCGTGCTCCCCTCCACGAAGGGCGAGCCGGTCGCGTTGGCCACGCGCCCCGGGCGCACGCTCCTGGCCGTCTACCCCTGGACGGGTCGGCCCGGGATGGACAATCCACCCGGCTGGGACGACATCCCCGGCGCGCACGGCTCCACGCCCGAGCTGGAGGGCTTCCGCGACCTGCACCCCCGGTTCCGGGCGGTGGGGGTGACCGTCTACGGCGTGAGCGGCCAGAGCGCCGAGTGGCAGACCGAGCTGGCCACCCGTCTGGCGCTGCCCTTTCCCCTGCTGAGCGACGCCGCCGGCGAGCTCCGGGCAACGCTTTCCCTCCCGGCGTTCACGGTCCACGGCGTCACGTACCTCAGACGCCTGACGTTGCTGCTGGACGCCGGCAGGATCATCCGCTGCCTGTACCCGGTGCATCCGCCGGACATGCACGCCGCCGAGGTGCTGACGTGGCTGGAGGCGGGCCCGGGATCGCTGTGA
- a CDS encoding alkaline phosphatase family protein: protein MSTPRGPRHHLAPAALRVASLLALLGGAGCAATPAPAPDPDVRLVVALVVDQLRADLLTRYDTLFTGGFRRLADQGFRYTNATQDHAVTETAAGHATLSTGVVPSKHGIVSNTWYEERDGTWTAVYAVEDPSSPVLGEPDLEGRSPANLERDGLADWMRAHRPEARVASVSRKDRAAITMAARQRGEVYWLSPGSGRFVTSAFYTDAYPEWLDRFNRDTLPVFYADSVWEQKWPEKRFATPRGDTAAYEGDGVHSYFPHRFTDESRRQDTRGFNLWIAETPVIDAATLALARAALTELALGQDSVPDYLSVSLSQTDAVGHDYGPLSREQLDNLLRLDQELGDFLAFLDRTVGPEHWVLGLSADHGVVDVPEYLASLGVDAGRLNRAQLDEVRKILDSVSTPTGAQRVRDLSAALPRLPFIVSAPILGYVADTEQAADTFQRLWENSWFPGRATGPLAAEGLEVLLTEHWLWTTDLRGTTHGSPYLYDRSVPLVFLGAGVRAGSSDEPARTVDFAPTLAALAGIPTPADLDGRPLPVSR, encoded by the coding sequence ATGTCGACTCCGAGGGGCCCCCGCCACCACCTCGCGCCCGCTGCGCTGCGCGTGGCCTCCCTGCTCGCCCTGCTGGGCGGCGCCGGTTGTGCGGCCACTCCCGCCCCCGCACCCGATCCCGACGTCCGGCTGGTCGTGGCCCTGGTCGTGGATCAGCTCCGCGCGGACCTGCTCACGCGCTACGACACCCTGTTCACGGGCGGCTTCCGCCGCCTGGCCGACCAGGGCTTCCGCTACACCAACGCGACCCAGGACCATGCCGTCACCGAGACCGCGGCCGGCCACGCCACGCTGTCGACGGGTGTCGTGCCTTCGAAGCACGGCATCGTGTCCAACACGTGGTACGAGGAGCGCGACGGCACCTGGACCGCGGTCTACGCCGTGGAGGATCCGTCGAGCCCCGTGCTGGGTGAGCCCGACCTCGAAGGCCGCTCGCCTGCGAACCTTGAGCGGGACGGCCTTGCGGATTGGATGCGCGCGCACCGACCGGAAGCCAGGGTGGCGTCGGTCTCGCGCAAGGACCGGGCTGCGATCACCATGGCGGCCCGGCAGCGCGGGGAGGTGTACTGGCTGTCGCCCGGAAGTGGCCGCTTCGTCACGTCGGCGTTCTACACCGACGCCTATCCCGAATGGTTGGATCGATTCAACCGCGACACACTGCCGGTCTTCTATGCGGATTCGGTGTGGGAGCAGAAGTGGCCGGAGAAGCGGTTCGCCACGCCGCGAGGGGACACGGCCGCATACGAAGGCGATGGGGTGCACAGCTACTTCCCCCACCGCTTCACGGACGAGTCGCGGCGACAGGATACGCGCGGGTTCAATCTCTGGATCGCCGAGACGCCCGTGATCGACGCGGCCACGTTGGCGTTGGCTCGTGCCGCACTCACGGAGTTGGCGTTGGGGCAGGACTCGGTTCCCGACTACCTGTCCGTGTCGCTGTCGCAGACGGACGCGGTGGGCCATGACTACGGCCCGCTGAGTCGCGAGCAACTCGACAACCTGCTCCGGCTGGACCAGGAGCTCGGCGACTTCCTGGCGTTCCTCGACCGCACGGTGGGTCCGGAGCACTGGGTCCTCGGGTTGTCCGCGGACCATGGCGTCGTGGACGTACCCGAGTACCTCGCGTCACTCGGCGTGGACGCGGGCCGGCTGAACCGCGCCCAGCTCGACGAGGTCCGGAAGATCCTGGACAGCGTCTCGACCCCCACGGGTGCGCAGCGCGTGCGCGACCTCTCGGCCGCGCTGCCGCGTCTGCCGTTCATCGTGTCCGCTCCGATCCTCGGGTACGTGGCGGACACCGAGCAGGCGGCCGATACGTTCCAGCGCCTGTGGGAGAATTCCTGGTTTCCGGGTCGCGCCACGGGTCCGTTGGCCGCCGAAGGCCTGGAGGTCCTGCTGACCGAGCACTGGCTGTGGACCACGGACCTGCGTGGGACCACCCACGGGTCCCCGTACCTCTACGACCGGAGCGTCCCGTTGGTCTTCCTCGGCGCCGGCGTCAGGGCCGGCTCGTCGGACGAGCCGGCGCGCACGGTCGATTTCGCCCCGACGCTGGCTGCGCTCGCCGGCATCCCCACTCCCGCAGATCTGGACGGCCGCCCGTTGCCCGTGTCGCGCTAG